The Bernardetia litoralis DSM 6794 genome includes a window with the following:
- a CDS encoding SpoIIE family protein phosphatase — protein MLIPYIIINYGLENSYLYDLISKIAHGIVMLFILGFIINLARKYWSNTLVKYFLVGSFMVVGASFLSNILKAIFGDSLGDVYLIMQTGGILEILIFSLGLGYRMRNLEKENAKILENQNKLLEHKVTERTREISLKQEEILVQNEELHQQQEEIISQRDYIEKQNTQLKTTNTQFTDSVRYAKTIQKAILPMKQRVQTHFEDSFVLFRPRDIVSGDFYWIYETNDPITNEEIILVAVLDCTGHGVPGAFISLIGFAILNEIVSKEHITEPAKILHRLDERLQEALRQKQSNNMDGMDVALCAIKKVNSIHHSTGKKQFEVTFAGAKRPFYCIKDDIFEELKGNKTSVGGITKKKEKSTFQFEQEKIILTKGDKLYLTTDGFADQNGKNQQKIGSPKLKNTFKAIHNLPFTEQKTKLEEILDIHQGKQKQRDDITILGIKF, from the coding sequence ATGTTAATTCCTTACATAATTATCAATTATGGCTTAGAAAATAGTTATTTATACGACCTTATCTCTAAAATTGCTCATGGAATAGTAATGCTGTTTATTTTAGGTTTTATAATAAACTTAGCTCGTAAATATTGGTCAAATACATTAGTAAAATATTTTTTAGTTGGCTCTTTTATGGTTGTTGGGGCTTCTTTTTTGTCTAATATTTTAAAAGCTATTTTTGGTGATTCTTTGGGCGATGTTTATTTAATAATGCAAACAGGAGGTATTTTAGAAATTCTAATTTTTTCTTTGGGGCTAGGATACAGAATGCGAAACTTAGAAAAAGAAAATGCCAAAATTTTAGAAAACCAAAACAAACTTTTAGAGCATAAAGTAACCGAAAGGACACGAGAAATTTCATTAAAACAAGAGGAAATTTTAGTTCAGAATGAAGAATTACACCAACAACAAGAGGAAATTATTTCACAGCGAGATTATATAGAAAAGCAAAATACACAACTCAAAACAACAAATACACAGTTTACTGATAGTGTTCGTTATGCCAAAACAATTCAAAAGGCAATTCTGCCAATGAAGCAGCGTGTACAAACACACTTTGAAGATTCTTTTGTACTTTTTCGTCCTCGTGATATTGTAAGTGGAGATTTTTATTGGATTTATGAAACAAATGACCCAATTACAAATGAAGAAATTATTTTAGTTGCTGTTTTAGATTGTACAGGACATGGTGTTCCAGGGGCATTTATTTCTCTGATTGGTTTTGCTATCCTAAATGAAATTGTATCAAAAGAGCATATTACTGAACCAGCCAAAATATTACATCGATTAGATGAGCGTTTGCAAGAAGCATTACGACAAAAACAATCTAATAATATGGACGGAATGGATGTTGCCTTGTGTGCTATCAAGAAAGTAAATTCTATTCATCATTCTACTGGAAAAAAACAATTTGAAGTTACTTTTGCAGGAGCAAAACGTCCTTTTTACTGTATCAAAGATGATATATTTGAAGAACTCAAAGGTAATAAAACATCTGTGGGAGGTATCACAAAGAAAAAAGAAAAATCAACATTTCAATTTGAGCAAGAAAAAATTATTCTAACAAAAGGAGATAAACTCTATCTTACTACTGATGGTTTTGCAGATCAAAATGGAAAAAATCAACAAAAAATAGGCTCTCCAAAACTCAAAAATACATTTAAAGCTATTCATAATTTGCCTTTTACAGAACAAAAAACAAAACTAGAAGAGATTTTAGATATTCATCAGGGCAAACAAAAACAGCGTGATGATATTACTATTTTGGGTATAAAATTTTGA
- a CDS encoding ParA family protein, with protein sequence MGINPYQLGYSLYYALVQPEKYPFKKVVVQTQYGVDLLPATENLYMIELDLVRAIGGEVQLKKLLKVASLSYDYILMQINGLNVALWFVEIQTMTDIGFDCICNDTSNVN encoded by the coding sequence ATGGGTATCAATCCCTATCAATTAGGCTATTCGCTCTATTATGCACTCGTGCAACCTGAAAAATATCCCTTCAAAAAAGTAGTTGTCCAAACACAGTACGGTGTAGATTTACTTCCTGCCACCGAAAATTTGTATATGATCGAATTGGATTTGGTGCGTGCAATAGGTGGAGAAGTACAACTAAAAAAGTTACTCAAAGTAGCTAGTTTGAGTTATGATTATATTTTGATGCAAATCAATGGACTCAATGTAGCCTTATGGTTTGTGGAGATACAAACAATGACAGATATAGGTTTTGATTGTATTTGTAATGATACTAGTAACGTGAATTAA
- a CDS encoding AAA family ATPase, giving the protein MIAFTNQAGGVGKSTSVVNIAAFLSKNYKVLVVNADGQQTATMNYGYQSLSIRLFALLCTRAT; this is encoded by the coding sequence ATCATTGCCTTTACAAATCAAGCTGGAGGCGTAGGCAAAAGTACAAGCGTAGTAAATATTGCTGCTTTCCTATCCAAAAACTACAAGGTATTAGTAGTAAATGCCGACGGACAACAAACAGCTACTATGAATTATGGGTATCAATCCCTATCAATTAGGCTATTCGCTCTATTATGCACTCGTGCAACCTGA
- the mtaB gene encoding tRNA (N(6)-L-threonylcarbamoyladenosine(37)-C(2))-methylthiotransferase MtaB → MRKVAFYTLGCKLNFSETSTIARQFEERGYERVEFSESADIFVINTCSVTENADKKCKQVVKQAKKTSPNSYVIIIGCYAQLKPQEIATIKGVDAVLGAAEKFRLFEVLNDFEQKDTVQLCASEISQATDFNTAYSYGDRTRTFLKVQDGCDYNCAFCTIPLARGNSRSDTVENILKAAKEIAATNVKEIVLTGVNTGDYGLINNERVHTFFELVQELDKIEGIERFRISSIEPNLLSDEIIEFVAKSKKFVPHFHIPLQSGSDEILRFMRRRYKTSLYNERIEKIKKLMPNACIGVDVIVGFPGESNEHFMETYNFLHSLDISYLHVFTYSERQNTKAAEMGNPVPKSVRAERSKMLHSLSDKKRNFFYESQLGKTKTVLWENEVKENKIFGFTENYIRVNQPYNVSLPNTLQEVELKDFDLSTSNITVNAIPVSELV, encoded by the coding sequence ATGCGCAAAGTAGCTTTTTACACCTTGGGTTGTAAACTCAATTTTTCAGAAACCTCAACTATTGCTCGTCAGTTTGAAGAGCGTGGATATGAGCGTGTCGAATTTTCTGAAAGTGCCGATATTTTTGTCATTAATACGTGTTCAGTTACAGAAAATGCCGACAAAAAATGTAAGCAGGTTGTAAAACAAGCAAAGAAAACATCGCCAAATTCGTATGTAATCATTATTGGCTGTTATGCTCAACTAAAACCTCAAGAAATTGCAACCATAAAAGGAGTTGATGCTGTTTTGGGAGCTGCCGAAAAGTTTCGTTTGTTTGAAGTTTTGAACGATTTCGAACAAAAAGATACAGTTCAGCTTTGTGCTTCTGAAATTTCACAAGCGACTGATTTTAATACAGCTTATTCCTATGGCGACCGTACACGTACATTTTTGAAAGTGCAAGATGGTTGTGATTATAACTGTGCTTTTTGTACAATTCCACTTGCTAGAGGAAATAGCCGAAGTGATACAGTAGAAAATATTTTGAAGGCTGCTAAAGAAATTGCAGCAACAAATGTAAAAGAAATCGTACTTACAGGTGTAAATACAGGAGATTATGGCTTAATAAATAATGAGCGTGTTCATACTTTTTTTGAGCTTGTACAAGAGCTAGACAAAATAGAAGGTATTGAACGTTTTCGTATTTCGTCTATCGAACCCAATTTATTATCTGATGAAATTATCGAATTTGTAGCAAAATCTAAAAAGTTTGTTCCACATTTTCATATTCCTTTACAGTCTGGAAGTGATGAGATTTTGCGTTTTATGCGTCGTCGTTACAAAACAAGTTTGTATAATGAGAGAATAGAAAAAATAAAAAAATTAATGCCCAATGCTTGTATTGGTGTTGATGTAATTGTTGGTTTTCCTGGGGAAAGTAACGAGCATTTTATGGAAACCTACAATTTTTTACATAGTTTGGATATTTCGTATTTGCATGTCTTTACCTATTCAGAACGCCAAAATACAAAGGCTGCCGAAATGGGAAATCCTGTTCCTAAATCTGTTCGTGCAGAGCGTTCAAAAATGTTGCATAGTTTGTCAGATAAAAAACGTAATTTTTTCTACGAATCTCAATTAGGAAAAACAAAAACTGTTTTGTGGGAAAATGAAGTAAAAGAAAACAAAATTTTTGGTTTTACAGAAAATTATATTCGTGTAAATCAACCTTACAATGTTTCTTTGCCTAATACGCTGCAAGAAGTAGAATTGAAAGATTTTGATTTATCGACTTCGAATATAACTGTAAATGCAATTCCTGTTTCAGAATTGGTGTAA
- the truA gene encoding tRNA pseudouridine(38-40) synthase TruA, protein MRYFLELAYEGTNYHGWQAQNNTPKTIQAIIEDGLSKILRVQTPIVGSGRTDTGVHCKKQFAHFDTSTEISTDDLKYRMNSFLPPQIAISKVLPVTETAHARFDAFLRTYHYHLITEKNPFLINHAHFHRKHLDFEKMNQAAEFLLKHTNFESFSKVKTQVKNFECAIDKAIWTKEEGSQADYWRFTISANRFLRGMVRAVVGSLFLVGEGKIGIEDFEKIILDKNRKSAGISVPANGLFLVEVEYPAAIFL, encoded by the coding sequence ATGCGTTATTTTTTAGAATTGGCTTACGAAGGCACAAATTATCATGGTTGGCAAGCTCAAAATAATACGCCAAAGACGATTCAAGCTATTATTGAAGATGGTTTATCCAAAATTTTGAGAGTACAAACACCGATTGTAGGAAGTGGACGAACTGATACAGGTGTACATTGCAAAAAACAGTTTGCTCATTTTGATACTTCAACTGAAATCAGTACAGATGATTTGAAGTATAGAATGAATAGCTTTTTGCCTCCTCAAATTGCTATTTCAAAGGTTTTGCCAGTTACAGAAACGGCACATGCTCGTTTTGATGCTTTTCTCAGAACTTATCATTATCATTTAATCACAGAAAAAAATCCTTTTTTGATAAATCATGCTCATTTTCATCGGAAGCATTTAGATTTTGAAAAAATGAATCAAGCAGCAGAATTTTTACTAAAACATACCAATTTTGAATCGTTCAGTAAAGTAAAAACTCAAGTAAAGAATTTTGAGTGTGCTATTGATAAGGCAATCTGGACAAAAGAAGAAGGAAGTCAAGCTGATTATTGGCGTTTTACTATTTCTGCAAATCGTTTTTTGAGAGGAATGGTTCGTGCTGTTGTGGGTTCTCTTTTTTTGGTGGGAGAAGGAAAAATAGGAATAGAAGATTTTGAAAAAATTATTTTAGATAAAAACAGAAAATCAGCTGGAATTTCTGTTCCTGCAAATGGTCTTTTTTTGGTAGAAGTAGAGTATCCAGCAGCCATTTTTTTATAA
- a CDS encoding 2-phosphosulfolactate phosphatase, with translation MNKIQKPTLEICFTPDAVSFIDLTGKIAVVVDIFRATSTMVAGLASGVTHVIPVVDMADALHYKSQDYVTAGERNGEKIEGFDIGNSPFEHMAQEFKKIVMTTTNGTQAIETVKNDAEQVIIGSFLNLRAVTNYLKAQNKDVVIVCAGWKGRFNAEDSLFAGALALKLRSDFWWKGDETLFASHSYSSVKNNLSKMLKQSSHYKRLEKNGVSDDMEFCLQIDKFKNVPVLNENILENLPK, from the coding sequence ATGAACAAAATTCAAAAACCAACTTTAGAAATCTGTTTCACACCTGATGCAGTTTCTTTTATAGATTTAACTGGCAAAATTGCTGTTGTTGTAGATATTTTTCGTGCAACTTCTACTATGGTAGCAGGTTTGGCAAGTGGCGTAACTCATGTTATTCCTGTGGTTGATATGGCTGATGCTTTACATTACAAATCTCAAGATTATGTAACAGCAGGAGAGCGAAATGGTGAAAAAATAGAAGGATTTGATATTGGAAATTCTCCTTTTGAGCACATGGCGCAAGAATTCAAGAAAATTGTAATGACTACTACAAATGGAACACAAGCCATCGAAACGGTGAAAAATGATGCTGAACAAGTAATTATTGGCTCTTTTCTAAATCTAAGAGCAGTAACTAATTATTTAAAAGCTCAGAATAAAGATGTTGTTATTGTTTGTGCAGGTTGGAAAGGTCGTTTTAATGCAGAAGATTCGCTTTTTGCTGGTGCATTGGCTTTAAAACTAAGAAGTGATTTTTGGTGGAAAGGTGATGAAACTCTTTTTGCTTCTCATTCTTATAGTTCTGTCAAAAATAATTTATCCAAAATGCTCAAACAGTCATCACATTATAAAAGACTAGAAAAAAATGGTGTGAGTGACGATATGGAATTTTGTTTGCAAATTGATAAATTTAAAAATGTTCCTGTTTTAAATGAAAATATTTTAGAGAATTTACCAAAGTAA
- a CDS encoding cysteine desulfurase, with translation MLTATKFDINKIREEFPILHQDIQGKPLIYFDNAATTQKPKSVIDALSNYYLKINSNVHRGAHTLAERATEAFEQTRKAAQQFINSPSEEQVIFTRGTTESINLVAQSYGRTFLKEGDEIIISSLEHHSNIVPWQIVAAQTGAKIKVIPIFDNGELDMEAYQNLLSEKTKIVAVVHVSNSLGTINPVKEIIKKAHQVGAKVLIDGAQASSHLEIDVQDLDVDFYAMSGHKVYAPTGIGILYGKKELLEAMPPYMGGGEMIKEVDFDVSTYNVLPYKFEAGTPNIADTVALRLAFEFVNDLTKKEIIAHEQVLLEYGTQQLSSINGLHIIGTAKEKASVISFVVDGVHPYDMGLMLDANGIAIRTGHHCTQPLMKRLNLEGTARASFALYNTKEEIDTFAETLEMVIERLK, from the coding sequence ATGCTTACTGCAACCAAATTCGATATAAATAAAATTAGAGAAGAGTTTCCCATTCTTCATCAAGATATACAAGGCAAACCATTGATTTATTTTGATAATGCAGCCACGACACAAAAGCCAAAATCAGTAATTGATGCACTTTCAAATTATTATTTAAAGATAAATTCAAATGTTCATAGAGGAGCGCACACACTCGCAGAACGTGCCACAGAAGCCTTCGAACAGACAAGAAAAGCTGCGCAACAGTTCATAAATTCTCCTTCTGAAGAGCAAGTTATTTTTACTCGTGGAACAACTGAAAGTATCAATTTGGTGGCTCAATCGTATGGCAGAACATTTTTGAAAGAAGGTGATGAAATTATTATTTCTAGCTTAGAACATCATTCTAATATTGTTCCGTGGCAAATTGTAGCTGCACAAACAGGTGCAAAGATAAAAGTAATTCCTATTTTTGATAATGGGGAATTAGACATGGAAGCCTATCAAAATTTACTTTCTGAGAAAACAAAAATTGTTGCCGTTGTTCATGTTTCAAATTCTTTAGGAACAATCAATCCTGTAAAAGAAATTATCAAAAAAGCACACCAAGTAGGTGCAAAAGTATTGATTGATGGAGCGCAAGCCTCTTCACATTTAGAAATTGATGTACAAGATTTGGATGTAGATTTTTATGCTATGTCTGGACATAAAGTCTATGCGCCAACAGGAATTGGTATTTTATATGGAAAAAAAGAACTTTTGGAAGCAATGCCTCCATATATGGGAGGAGGAGAAATGATAAAAGAGGTGGATTTTGATGTTTCTACTTATAATGTTTTGCCTTATAAATTTGAGGCAGGAACACCAAATATTGCTGATACAGTTGCTTTGCGTTTGGCTTTTGAGTTTGTAAATGATCTTACAAAAAAAGAAATTATTGCACACGAACAAGTGCTTTTAGAGTATGGAACACAACAACTTTCATCTATAAATGGGCTTCATATTATCGGAACAGCTAAAGAAAAAGCAAGTGTAATTTCTTTTGTTGTTGATGGTGTTCATCCTTACGATATGGGCTTGATGCTTGATGCAAATGGAATTGCTATTCGAACAGGGCATCATTGTACACAACCTTTGATGAAAAGATTAAATCTGGAAGGAACAGCTCGTGCTTCTTTTGCGCTTTATAATACTAAAGAAGAAATTGATACCTTTGCAGAAACACTTGAAATGGTTATTGAAAGGCTAAAGTAG
- a CDS encoding T9SS type A sorting domain-containing protein, translating into MNHSSTRLFHKKYWLLILLFFSSISFSWGQFGYTQTESNDCQANTSIADIDVSIMGSSYTWSNGASTQNISDVSNGYYTLTIDGSTVLPVIVGVPVQWKNLVTSTDATNGQLQASQIRDWTNPAGGHSIGKLGSNQTGGFTYVVDNLSTASNLMVGLSTPNTSAKFTSIRNSFFVSSDNKLVVYWNNGANSLATDITVTTNDRLTMVRSGSNINYYHNTTLVYTDNTATPTDELVVDMSIIEGTSPTIWFSVCTPSINYVTYLQTLFDDCTTGASEGSVTLTPQDGSGSYTYTGGATVANPTGLTNGLLQVTVNDGFAFTTVPVVVGNPIIWDNLSNASQSQGKLFARNSSTIDNAGAFSSAALAASTDGGITYTHNENFRYYMVGLSTTDASASWSSLQYSLLLSQDNIYIYESGVLVGTYPDLSNGDRLTIVREGSEIAYYRNNVLLKRSVVSSSVELFADATIWGDETPVIYSSFCTSTLSTLGLTYTQTTFDDCNTAPGEGIVSLQGVGGTAAYSYTWNNASTANPRSTLEKGLYTVTLESGTASVTNSPIVVGGIVDWTTLSNASQGGGTLTATTDTDWNTPAGGFSSNQLPSNTDGGITYLISTLDRGNYQIGLSTTGADASTWESQGYSVWIGIQNRIVIYESGTEIGDFASVNAGDRISIIRRGSNIEYYLNSTLIRTSATTAAQPLFADISVIEGTSPAVYASFCSNLSDLVVSYTQTVVDDCATAGTGEGEITVNASGAAGGYVYGWTGNNGAAATATRTTLSRGVDELTVTSGASSITTPVISGALVNWTSVSVGASTSNGTVTSATNDNLYSGEPAESGALSTNVLPNGVNGGITFIIPSVLAADVDKYMIGLSPSTAASPEWENLKYSVYLNPSTLNVDVYESGNLQTSTSVSLAANDRITIVKKGTSMEYYHNNTLIRTSTGIDAEDLYADITVISGTSPAVYASFCNTGLRVGESTVDGGNTSVKKVVATNDISAQTLFAYPNPSSGKVTVRLADQEIKGNVAIRVIDVLGRTILTQNSEKQSSTLEISFDLINQKAGIYFVEITSENQTQRIKIVKE; encoded by the coding sequence ATGAATCATTCTTCTACACGCCTATTTCACAAGAAATACTGGCTTCTAATTCTACTCTTCTTTTCTTCTATTTCGTTTAGTTGGGGACAATTTGGTTACACTCAAACAGAATCAAATGATTGCCAAGCAAATACGTCAATAGCTGATATTGATGTTTCTATTATGGGTAGTTCGTACACTTGGAGCAATGGTGCAAGTACGCAAAACATCTCTGATGTTTCTAATGGATATTATACTCTTACAATAGATGGCTCAACTGTTTTACCAGTTATTGTAGGTGTTCCTGTACAATGGAAAAATTTAGTTACTTCTACCGATGCTACTAATGGACAACTACAAGCAAGTCAAATTCGTGATTGGACTAACCCTGCAGGTGGACATTCCATAGGAAAATTAGGCAGTAATCAAACTGGAGGCTTTACCTATGTAGTAGATAACTTAAGTACTGCATCAAACCTTATGGTAGGTTTATCTACACCTAATACTAGTGCAAAGTTTACTTCTATAAGAAACAGTTTCTTTGTAAGTTCTGATAACAAACTTGTAGTATATTGGAACAATGGAGCAAACTCATTAGCTACAGACATCACAGTAACAACAAATGACCGTCTTACTATGGTAAGAAGTGGAAGTAATATTAATTATTATCACAATACTACTCTTGTTTATACAGATAATACAGCTACTCCAACAGATGAACTTGTAGTAGATATGTCTATTATCGAAGGTACAAGTCCAACAATTTGGTTCTCTGTATGTACTCCTTCAATAAATTATGTAACCTATTTACAGACTTTATTTGATGACTGTACAACAGGTGCTTCAGAAGGAAGTGTTACTTTAACGCCTCAAGATGGTAGTGGGTCTTATACATATACTGGAGGAGCTACAGTAGCTAATCCTACAGGTTTGACAAACGGTTTACTGCAAGTAACTGTTAATGATGGTTTTGCTTTTACAACTGTCCCAGTAGTAGTAGGAAACCCTATAATTTGGGATAACTTATCAAATGCTTCTCAATCACAAGGGAAACTATTCGCAAGAAACTCAAGTACTATCGATAATGCAGGAGCTTTTTCATCAGCAGCATTAGCTGCCAGTACAGATGGTGGTATTACATACACTCATAATGAGAACTTTAGATATTATATGGTTGGTTTATCTACAACTGACGCTAGTGCTTCTTGGTCTAGTTTGCAATATTCTCTACTTCTTTCTCAAGACAATATATATATCTATGAGAGTGGTGTTTTAGTAGGAACATATCCTGATTTAAGTAATGGAGATCGTCTTACTATTGTTAGAGAAGGTAGTGAAATTGCCTATTATAGAAATAATGTTCTATTAAAGCGTAGTGTTGTAAGTTCTTCAGTAGAGTTATTTGCTGATGCTACTATATGGGGTGATGAAACTCCAGTTATTTACTCTTCTTTTTGTACAAGTACACTAAGCACATTAGGTTTGACTTATACTCAAACTACTTTTGATGACTGTAACACTGCTCCAGGAGAAGGTATTGTAAGTTTACAAGGTGTTGGAGGTACTGCTGCTTATTCTTACACATGGAATAATGCATCTACTGCTAATCCAAGGTCAACATTAGAAAAAGGACTTTATACTGTAACTTTAGAAAGTGGAACAGCCTCAGTTACTAACTCTCCTATTGTTGTAGGTGGAATAGTAGATTGGACAACTTTAAGCAATGCTAGTCAAGGTGGAGGTACTCTAACAGCAACAACAGATACAGATTGGAATACACCAGCAGGAGGTTTTTCTAGTAATCAACTACCTTCAAACACAGACGGTGGTATTACATATCTTATTTCTACTTTAGATAGAGGAAATTACCAAATTGGTCTTTCTACTACAGGTGCTGATGCTTCTACTTGGGAAAGCCAAGGTTATAGTGTTTGGATAGGAATACAAAATAGAATAGTAATTTATGAAAGTGGAACTGAAATAGGTGATTTTGCATCAGTAAATGCTGGAGATAGAATCAGTATTATTCGTAGAGGAAGTAATATTGAGTATTATCTTAATAGTACTCTTATTCGTACTTCAGCTACTACAGCAGCTCAACCTTTATTTGCTGATATTTCTGTAATAGAAGGTACTTCTCCTGCTGTATATGCATCATTTTGTAGTAATTTGTCAGATTTAGTAGTTTCTTATACCCAAACTGTAGTAGATGATTGTGCTACTGCTGGAACAGGAGAAGGCGAAATTACAGTTAATGCTAGTGGAGCAGCAGGTGGTTATGTATATGGTTGGACAGGTAATAATGGTGCAGCAGCCACAGCAACAAGAACTACTCTAAGTAGAGGAGTTGACGAATTAACTGTTACAAGTGGAGCTTCTTCTATAACTACTCCTGTTATTTCTGGTGCATTAGTAAACTGGACTAGCGTGAGTGTTGGTGCTTCTACAAGTAATGGTACAGTTACATCTGCTACAAATGACAACTTGTATAGTGGTGAACCAGCAGAAAGTGGTGCATTATCTACTAATGTACTACCTAATGGAGTAAATGGTGGTATTACGTTCATTATTCCTTCTGTTTTAGCTGCAGATGTAGATAAATATATGATTGGTTTATCCCCTTCTACAGCAGCATCTCCTGAGTGGGAAAACCTTAAATATAGTGTTTATCTCAATCCAAGTACATTAAACGTAGATGTATACGAAAGTGGAAATCTTCAAACTTCAACAAGTGTTAGTTTAGCTGCAAATGACCGAATTACGATTGTTAAAAAAGGTACTTCTATGGAGTATTATCATAATAATACATTAATTCGTACTAGTACTGGAATAGACGCAGAAGATTTATATGCTGATATTACTGTAATTTCAGGAACTTCTCCTGCTGTATATGCTTCTTTCTGTAACACAGGATTGAGAGTAGGTGAAAGTACAGTAGATGGTGGAAATACAAGTGTCAAAAAAGTTGTTGCTACAAATGATATATCTGCACAAACTCTTTTTGCTTATCCAAACCCAAGTAGTGGAAAGGTAACTGTTAGATTAGCCGACCAAGAGATAAAAGGTAATGTAGCTATCAGAGTAATTGACGTATTAGGAAGAACTATCCTAACTCAAAATTCAGAAAAACAATCTTCTACTTTAGAAATTTCTTTTGACCTAATAAATCAAAAAGCAGGTATCTATTTTGTAGAGATTACCTCAGAAAATCAAACACAAAGAATCAAAATTGTTAAAGAATAA